The genome window AGCCCTGTAAGACTGATTATTGCAGGTGTTGCGATTGTCGTGCTTTGGTGGGTTGGCAAGCTTATAGAGAAACGATTAAACTCGCGTGTAGAGAGAGATTTAAAACAAGCGCGAAAATTGACGAAAAATCATCAATAATGAAAGTTGAATATGCACATCCAGCCCCTTGTATCATGTAAAATGAGAGAAGGGGTTTTTATCTTTCAATAAGAGTAGACAATGCTCGAGTAACATGAGTGGCTCTCAGATAAAACACTAAAATGCACAGTTAGAGTAGCAAAGCGCTGGGACCTATACAATAACTGCTCAGGTAAAACAGCAAAGTGATCAGGTCCATGCGAAAACTGCTCAGGTTGAGTCGTGAAGTCCTGGGGATATAAGATTAAATAGATTATTAACAGGAGGAAAAAAGCATGACATTGCGTATTGTATCAGGACGTTCAGGAACAGGTAAATCAACGTTTATTCATCATGAGATTATCGAGCAACTAAAATCAGATCCGTTGGGAAATCCAATTTTTGTGATTGTTCCTGACCAAATGTCTTACTCAACGGAGTATGAGCTAACGAATAAGCATGGCTTGCAAGGCTTAATCCGTGCGCAGGTCATGACATTTAAACGATTAGCATGGCTAGTGTTACAGGAAACGGGTGGTATTGCTCGAAAAGAAGTAAATGGCTATGGCTATCGAATGCTTATCCGCAAACTTTTAGAGGAACAAAAAAGTGAGTTTTCATTATTTCGACAAGCAGCTGGGAAACGAGGCTTTACGGAGGAAATAGAATCGCTATTACGGGAGTTTAGTCGTTATAGTGTAAATAGTTCAGTGTTAGCTGAAGTGACAGCATCTTTGAAGGTCATTGATGCGCCTCATACTTTGCAAGCGAAAACGAATGATTTACAAGTAGTTCTACAAGCTTTGGAGGAACGACTTGGCACGACGTATGTCGATAGTGAGGGGTATTATCCGATTTTAACCGAGCAACTGAAATACTCCGAGACGATGAAGCAGGCAACAATTTATATAGATGGTTTTACAGCATTTACTGTAAGAGAATTAGAGCTTGTAAAAGAGTTATTAAAGGTGACGAAACAGGTAACGGTAGTTCTTCCGTTTGACCATATCGAAGAAGTTTATGATGAGCAGTCTTTATTCTATGAAGCCGCTTCTACGAACCAACGTTTACACGACATTGCAAATGAAGAGGGCATTGAAGTGGATGCACCATTGCACTTCTACAATACGCATCGTTTTCAATCTGAAGATTTACAGCATATGGAATCGCGATTTGCAGATATTGTGCCTCAAACGAAAAAAACTTCAGGTGATGTAATGGTACTTGAAGCGTCCAATCGACGTGCAGAGATACATGCCATTGCCCGGGAAATAACAAAGCTAACAAGGGAGAAGGGTTATCGTTATCAGGATATAGTACTTCTTTATAGACAAGCAGAAGTCTATGACCCGCTTATTACAACGATTTTTCAGCAATATGAAATTCCTATTTTTACAAATTCGAAAAAGACGATGCTGCATCACCCTTTAATTGAGCTTAGTCGATCTGCTTTAGAGGTTATCACTTCTAATTGGAAATACGAACCAGTTTTTCGTAGTGTAAAAACAGATTTATTTTTCCCATTACATGCTGAGCTAAATGTTTGGCGAGAGCGTGCGGATCGTTTAGAAAACTACTGTTTAGCACAGGGCGTCTATGGTGAGCGCTGGTTTGAGGAAGCTCGATGGTTTTACAAGAAGTATCGTGGACTTGAATTCCATTCACGCGTGCAAACAGATGAAGAACGTGCCATGCAAGCAGAAATCGAGGCTATTCGCGATGAAATTCGTCAGCCGCTAAAATTGTTACAGGACAAGCTGGAAGTAGCGACAACAGGTCGAGATGTAGCGACAGCTTTATTTGAATTGATTGAAAGTTTACATGTTTATGAAAAGCTTCAAGCAATGAAAGACCGTGAACTGGATCGAGGTGATGCATTAGCTGCAAGTGAGCATGATCAAGCATGGAAAGAATGGATTGCCGTGCTCGATCAGTTTGTCTATATGTTTGGTGAGCAGGAGATGTCTGTGGAGGCAGCGGCGAAAATTTTAGATGAGGGCTTTGATACATTAGAATTTTCTCGTATCCCACCTACATTAGATGAGGTCATGGTAGCAACGGTTGACTTAGCCCGTTTATCGAATATAAAGGTCGCTTTTGTCTTAGGGATGAATGATGGCGTCTATCCAACTCGTATGGAGTATGAGGGATTGCTGTCAGATACTGAACGTGAATGGTTTAATCAAATTGGTTATGAGCTTGCGCCAACATCTAAAAATCGTTTACTGCAGGAGAATTTCTTGCTATATCGTGCTTTAACGACGCCATCCGATAAATTATATATGTCCTACCCAACAGCAGATGAAGAGGGCAAGGCGCTATTGTCCTCACTCTATATTAAGAAAATTATCGGCAATGATAAAACGGCTGGGCTTTTGAGTGGTGTCCAGGTTGAGCGAGTTGTGATTGATCCAATTGAATTACTGGAAGAAAGTGCTTTACCGTATATACGTCATCCACGTACAGCTTTAGCACATTTAATGGTGCAAAAACGCCAAGCTGAGCATAGCCGCGAGCTTGCACCAGAGTGGCTTGCTTTACAAAAATTTTATAAACAGGACCCTTATTGGGCACTTGTTTTTGAACGAGTTTTACATCCAATCACTCATAAAAATGAAGCAGAGCCATTAGAAAATTACATCACTCAGGAATTATACGGTCAAAAGCTAACATCTAGTGTGTCGCGTGTTGAGAAATTTTTCCGTTGCCCATTTTCGCATTTCACAACGTATGGGCTTCGTCTAGAAGAGCGGGCAGAGTACAGACTAGAAACATTTGCAATGGGCGATTTATTCCATGAGGCATTGAAATGGATTACTGAAGAGACACACCGTCAGCAGCTATCATGGATACGTTTAACAAAGCAACAAATTAAACAATTAGCACGACAAGCCGTTGAGCAAATTGTGCCGGTATTTTCACATCAAATTTTACTGTCAAGCGCACGTTATCGCTATATTCAGCGCAAGCTTATTCGTATTGTCGAGCGAACAATGACGGCACTTACACAGCATGCGAATGTATCTCACTTTAAGCCAATTGCCATTGAGGCATCGTTTGGACCTGGGCAAAATGAACAGCTACCACCACTTGAAATTGATTTAACAGGTGGTAAGAAAATGTTTATGCGAGGTCGTATTGATAGGGTAGATAGTGCGTCTATTGATGACCGCTCTTATTTACGGATTGTCGATTATAAATCATCAGCTCGTGATTTAGATTTGAATGAGGTTTATCACGGATTGTCTCTTCAGGTACTAACGTATTTAGATGTAGCGATGGAAAATTCCTCTTATTGGCTACCGGGTGAGGCGGAACCAGCCGGGGTTCTTTATGTGCATGTCCACAATCCAATGCTAAAGCTTGATAAGGATTTAAGCGACAGTGAAATTGAGGAAGATCGATTAAAACAATACAAAATGAAAGGTCTTTTATCAGAAAATGCGGAGTCCATTTTATCGATGGACGAGCAATTAGAGGAATCGAGTGGGCATTCAAAAATCATTCCTGTCTATATGAAAAAAGATGGGACACCATCAGAATCTCAGTCACGTATTGTACCTGTTAATGATATGAAAAATCTACAGCATTTTGTACGGCGCAAGCATCAAGAGGCTGGTAATGGAATTTTAGCAGGGGATACCTCTATTAGTCCTTATAAACTAAAAACAAAAACAGCATGTGACTACTGTCAATTTGCGGCTGTTTGTCAATTTGACCCATCTGATGGCAAGCAAAGCTATCGTCAGTTACAGCAAGCAAAACCGAATGATATCGTTGACAAAATTTGGAAGGAGATGAAGTAAGTTGGTACAAAAAATACCCGAAAAGCCAACGGAAGTGACATGGACTGACGACCAGTGGAAGGCAATTTATGCAAGCGGCCAGGATACACTTGTATCGGCTGCGGCAGGCTCTGGTAAAACGGCAGTTCTCATTAATCGCATGATTGAAAAGGTAGTTGCAAAAGAGAATCCAATCAATGTCGACGAGTTACTTGTCGTAACATTTACAAATGCATCCGCTGCTGAGATGCGTCATCGTATGGCAGAGGCACTTGAAAAGGCTATTGCAGAAAATCCAACTTCCAATCATTTAAGACGTCAGTTAAGCCTTGTCAATAAAGCACAAATTTCAACACTGCATTCTTTCTGCTTAGCTATTGTGAAGCAGTATGCCTATATGCTAGATATTGATCCAGGCTTTCGTATAGCAAATGAGGCAGAGGTTGCTTTGTTAAGGGACGATATATTAGCAGAAGTATTAGAAGATGCTTACGATTCTGAGGATGAGGCACAGATTCAAGCAATCTATCGTCTTGTTGATAGCTTTACATCGGATCGTGATGATCAGGCGATAGAAACCTTAATAAGCAAGCTTTATGATACATCCCGCGTTCATACAGAGCCTCAAAAATGGCTTCGTAGTCTACCAGAGACATATGACTTAGCTGCAGACGTGACAATTGATGATTTAGAGCTGTCGAAATATGTGAAATTAACAGTCAAGCATAGTCTTGACGAGGCTTTCGTTTTAATTTCTGAAATGCGAGCCATTACGCTACAGCCTGAGGGACCTGCACCATATGCTGAAACAGCAGAGATTGATTTTGCCATGATTCAAGAAGGCATTCGCATTAGTCGTGAAGGAACGTGGCAGGAACTCTTTGATTATTTCGCAACTGTGAAATGGTCAACTTTAAAGCGTGTATCAAAGGATGCTTTAGTGGATGTGGAGCTACAGGAGCTTGCCAAGAAAAAACGTGAGGCAGCTAAAAAAATTGTCAACAAACTTAAAGAGACCTATTTTGTTCGGACTCCTGCACGCTTGCTTGAAGAAATTCGCTTAATGGGTCCGACGATAGGAACATTAGTCGAATTGACAAATGTTTTTAGTGAGAGGTTCCGCATGGCAAAATTAGAACGAGGAATTATTGATTTCTCGGATCTAGAGCATTTCGCATTGCAAATTTTAACGGTAGAAGTCGAAGGTGAATTACAACCTTCACCTATTGCACTAGATTTGAAACAGCGTTTTAAAGAAGTACTTGTTGACGAATACCAAGATAGTGCGACACGTTGCTAATTGAAAAGATTAGCCACTAGCATATTTGCTAGGAGAACTAAGAAATCAGATGAGTCGAATGATGAGGTAACGCTCTGAAAGGCTCGACCTAATCCTCCGAATAGCATCAGCATAGGCAATTATGATGGTGTTATAAGCTCGGTGAAGTCAGCTGAATATTACCCTAATCGAAAGAAGGAAAGCGAGATAGAGGTATCTTGTGTGGTAGATAGGCTGGGGTTCTATAAGAGAATCTATGGTTAGAATTTAGGTTAAACAACAATCTAATGACGAAATTCCGAATGTACGGCTCTAGAGGTATAGCCATTCGAAAGGGTGGTCCGCCACGCGCGGGTTAGTGAGGTGGAGTAAGAATTGTCTTTATGAAACACCTTATGATGTTATAGGCATCATCCAGCTAACAGGGCTAGAGGAATGACCTAAGGATTCTGTATGAAAAGATATGGTTCTTGGAACGTGGGAAGCTGACTACGTGGAGAGATTGTACTCGACGAAACGGTACGAGGGAAAACGAATTCATCGTATAACCTTGTTTTAAGTTAGTGAAAGTGATGGCACAGTACCTAGGAAGCCGTGATAATAAGCGGTGGAGGGATAGCCATTAGTTAGTTAATTGAACACTCATACTATATTTCATGATTTTCAGGTTCGAGTAGGACTAAGAGAAATGGAATCACTGAACAATCTCTTGATTGATAAAGGTGAGTACATTGACTGAAACGGTTAACGCCAATAAGGGATTAGGCTTTACGGAAATGAAATAATAGGATGAAGAGCAATTAATTGATGGAACGCCGTATGAGGGGAAACCCTCACGTACGGTGTGAATGGGGGAAAAAGCTAGAGATTACTTCAAAGGCTTACCTATCCATATCAAATATGCTGCAAGAAACAATATTACAGCTTGTGAAAACAGGTAGTGAGCAAGAGGGAAATCTCTTTATGGTTGGGGACGTAAAACAAAGTATTGTGCGCCCATAAGGGTATTGTATATTTCACCATTTGGCGGTGAATAAACTATAGAAACGGTTTATATATCAACCGACTTATCTTGATGGGAAACCAAAGAGGGAGTGTAGCATGTCGGTTAAAGTCATAAGTTAGCCTAAACGGAAAGGCTACGACTGAATGGCAAGATATAAAAGATTCATATAAGGAAGAAGGCTAAACTGCTTGAAGAATAGTCCGAGTGGGGTCATGCTTAACCATCTAGGAAACCGTTTGAAACCTAGAATCTATTCTGTTCAGCGTATTAGATGCTTGCGACTGAACATGGGAACGTGTACTAGATTGATGCACAATCCCAGTTTCTGATTGACGAAAGAATAGACACACTTCAAGATTGAAGAAAAGGATGAACGTTCCTTCCGACAATGAATCAAGCCTGTATACAATATACTAAATGGGGATTACCTAAGTTGGAGTGCCACAAGGCTATGTACACGGGTACTGAAAATCCAATATGGTAACGGAGCTCTCGTAGTAGTCGGAGATAGGGAAAGCCTATTACATGGCGAAGGAGAGCAGCTTATAACGTATAAACAATGAGGAAAGGAGCGAAATGCTCTATGCAAAGTTCAGAAATTGTCTTATACAATCTATCGAAACAAGCAATGAAAGACGGATATACATTTGACCGTCTATACAGACATTTATACAATGAAGATTTTTATATAAAAGCCTATACGAAGATATACAAAAATAAAGGTAGTGCAACAAAAGGTATTGATGGAGAAACAGCGGATGGATTCGGGGAAGAAAAAATTCAAGCAATCGTTGATACGTTGAAAAATGAAAGCTATCAACCGAAGCCAGTTCGTCGTATTCATATCCCAAAGAAAAATGGTGGTACACGACCACTTGGTATCCCTACGTTTACAGACCGTATTGTACAAGAAGTTTGTCGTATGATATTAGAAGCCATTTATGAGCCTAAATTTTCAAATCATTCGCATGGTTTCAGACCAAAAAGAAGTTGTCATACAGCATTAATCGAAATGAAGAAAACCTTTACAGGGGTAAATTGGTTCATTGAAGGCGATATAAAAGGATTTTTCGATAACATCAATCATCAAATTTTAATTACTATTTTAAGAAAACGTATCAAAGATGAAAAATTCATTCGTTTAATGTGGAAGTTCTTAAAAGCAGGATTCGTTGAAAATTGGCGATTCCAAAAGACGTATAGTGGAACTCCACAGGGCGGAATTATTAGTCCGTTACTAGCGAATATTTATTTAAATGAATTTGATGATTATATTGAAAAAGAATTAAAGCCTTCTTTTGATTTAGGTGAACCAAAAAAACGTAAACGTAATACTGAATATCGAAAATATGATATGCGTAACCAACGTTTGCATAAAAAAATTAATGCAACAGAAGATGAAGTTTTGCGAAAAGAAATGATTGAAGAATATAAGGCGAATAAGAAAATTTTGCTTAATTTACCGTACTATGAGTCGAACACGGACACATATAAAGCAATAAAATATGTACGTTATGCAGATGATTTTATTGTTGGCGTCAATGGTAGTAAAGAAGATTGTGAAATGCTTAAGCAAACAATGAAAGACTTTCTACAAAATTATTTACAACTTGAATTGTCAGAAGATAAGACGCTCATTACGCATAGTACAAAGTTTGCGAACTTTTTAAGCTACGATATATCAATTAGCCATGATTTAAGTACGGCAAAAGATAAAAACGGTGTTATTAAACGTAAATATAGAGAATATGTACAATTACGAATACCTAAAGGAACAATTGAAAAAGTAATCGTAAAAAATAAAATGGTCAAAGACATTGATGCGAAACAATGGGATATGTTGCATCGAACAAGATTAGTTGGACTTTCTGATTTAGAAATCATCGAAACGTATAACGCAGAGCTACGTGGTTTATATAATTATTATGCTCTAGCGGAAAATGTAAACCAAAAAATGTGGCAATTACGTTATGTAATGGAATATAGCTGTTTAAAAACACTTGCAAATAAATACAAATCCTCAGTAGCAAAAATGAAGGTTAAGTTTAAACAAGGTAAGTATTGGGGAGTAAAATACGAAACAAAACAAGGTGAAAGAATAGCATATTTCTATAAAGATGGTTTTGAAAAAGGAAAAGAAAGCGTCAAAGCAACAATAGATGAACTACCTAATCTTTATGTATATCAAGGCAGAAATGATGTAGAAAAACGACTAAGTGCAAGACAATGTGAATTATGTGGAGACAATCATCCCGATACAAAATTCGAAATTCATCACATAAATAAAGTGAAGAATTTAAAGGGAAAAGAATATTGGGAATGGACAATGCTCGCTAAGCAAAGAAAAACGCTAGTCGTGTGTGATAAATGTCATAAAGAAATTCATAAACAACGATAGATTTGTTATAAGTGGAGAGCCGTATACTCTGAGAGGAGTACGTACGGTTCGGGGAGGGGTTCACTGGAAACCTACTACAGAAATGTAGCAAGGCGCTGGGTTCCTACTCTACTACCGTTTTCGTTTAGCAGAACCAAAGCTCTTTATGCGAAAGTATAGCGAGTTTCTAGAGATCCCAGATTTGACAGGAATGCGAATCGATTTAAACGCTAATTTCCGTAGTCGGAAAGAAGTGTTGAACGCTACAAACTATGTATTTGCACAAATTATGGGTGAGCGCGTTGGAGAAATTCTCTATGATGAAAATGCTTCATTAAAGCCAGCAGCTCCGTATAATGACGGAGAAGTTCCAGTAGAGCTAGTCATCATGCATCCTCCTGGAGAAGAAGCGCTGGACGAAGAGGCAGAAGATATTGCTAGTGAAGCCTCTGAACTAGAGGAATTAAAAAAATCACAGTATGAGGCACGTTTTATCATTGAGCGTATTCGGCAGATGATGGAGGATGGGACAACCGTATTTGATACAAAAACGAAGACAGAACGTCCTTTAAAATATAGTGATATAGTGATCTTAATGCGTTCAATGACATGGTCAACAGATTTAGTGGAGGAATTTAAGCTTGCGGGAATTCCTCTTTATGCGGAGTCCTCCAAAGGATATTTCGATGCGCTTGAGGTCATGATTATGCTGAACGTACTGAAGGTTGTCGATAATCCATATCAGGATATTCCTTTGGCATCAGTGCTACGCGCTCCATTTGTTGGCTTAACAGAAAATGAGCTAGCAAAAATACGGCTAGCAGATTCAAAAGCGCCGTTTTATGATGCATTAAGGCAATTTATTCGAAGTGATGGGCATGGTGTACAGACTGACACTTTTGTGAAGCTTCAACGTTTTATGCTGGCATTTGAAAACTGGCGGGATTTAGCGCGCCGTGGTTCATTGTCAGATTTAATTTGGAAAATTTACTTAGACACGCATTATTACGAGATGGTTGGAGCGATGCCAAATGGCAAGCAGCGTCAGGCCAATTTACGTGTTTTACACGATCGGGCATTAATGTATGAGAAAACAGCCTTTCGAGGACTGTTT of Lysinibacillus agricola contains these proteins:
- the addB gene encoding helicase-exonuclease AddAB subunit AddB, which gives rise to MTLRIVSGRSGTGKSTFIHHEIIEQLKSDPLGNPIFVIVPDQMSYSTEYELTNKHGLQGLIRAQVMTFKRLAWLVLQETGGIARKEVNGYGYRMLIRKLLEEQKSEFSLFRQAAGKRGFTEEIESLLREFSRYSVNSSVLAEVTASLKVIDAPHTLQAKTNDLQVVLQALEERLGTTYVDSEGYYPILTEQLKYSETMKQATIYIDGFTAFTVRELELVKELLKVTKQVTVVLPFDHIEEVYDEQSLFYEAASTNQRLHDIANEEGIEVDAPLHFYNTHRFQSEDLQHMESRFADIVPQTKKTSGDVMVLEASNRRAEIHAIAREITKLTREKGYRYQDIVLLYRQAEVYDPLITTIFQQYEIPIFTNSKKTMLHHPLIELSRSALEVITSNWKYEPVFRSVKTDLFFPLHAELNVWRERADRLENYCLAQGVYGERWFEEARWFYKKYRGLEFHSRVQTDEERAMQAEIEAIRDEIRQPLKLLQDKLEVATTGRDVATALFELIESLHVYEKLQAMKDRELDRGDALAASEHDQAWKEWIAVLDQFVYMFGEQEMSVEAAAKILDEGFDTLEFSRIPPTLDEVMVATVDLARLSNIKVAFVLGMNDGVYPTRMEYEGLLSDTEREWFNQIGYELAPTSKNRLLQENFLLYRALTTPSDKLYMSYPTADEEGKALLSSLYIKKIIGNDKTAGLLSGVQVERVVIDPIELLEESALPYIRHPRTALAHLMVQKRQAEHSRELAPEWLALQKFYKQDPYWALVFERVLHPITHKNEAEPLENYITQELYGQKLTSSVSRVEKFFRCPFSHFTTYGLRLEERAEYRLETFAMGDLFHEALKWITEETHRQQLSWIRLTKQQIKQLARQAVEQIVPVFSHQILLSSARYRYIQRKLIRIVERTMTALTQHANVSHFKPIAIEASFGPGQNEQLPPLEIDLTGGKKMFMRGRIDRVDSASIDDRSYLRIVDYKSSARDLDLNEVYHGLSLQVLTYLDVAMENSSYWLPGEAEPAGVLYVHVHNPMLKLDKDLSDSEIEEDRLKQYKMKGLLSENAESILSMDEQLEESSGHSKIIPVYMKKDGTPSESQSRIVPVNDMKNLQHFVRRKHQEAGNGILAGDTSISPYKLKTKTACDYCQFAAVCQFDPSDGKQSYRQLQQAKPNDIVDKIWKEMK
- a CDS encoding UvrD-helicase domain-containing protein: MERRMRGNPHVRCEWGKKLEITSKAYLSISNMLQETILQLVKTGSEQEGNLFMVGDVKQSIVRP
- the ltrA gene encoding group II intron reverse transcriptase/maturase; this translates as MQSSEIVLYNLSKQAMKDGYTFDRLYRHLYNEDFYIKAYTKIYKNKGSATKGIDGETADGFGEEKIQAIVDTLKNESYQPKPVRRIHIPKKNGGTRPLGIPTFTDRIVQEVCRMILEAIYEPKFSNHSHGFRPKRSCHTALIEMKKTFTGVNWFIEGDIKGFFDNINHQILITILRKRIKDEKFIRLMWKFLKAGFVENWRFQKTYSGTPQGGIISPLLANIYLNEFDDYIEKELKPSFDLGEPKKRKRNTEYRKYDMRNQRLHKKINATEDEVLRKEMIEEYKANKKILLNLPYYESNTDTYKAIKYVRYADDFIVGVNGSKEDCEMLKQTMKDFLQNYLQLELSEDKTLITHSTKFANFLSYDISISHDLSTAKDKNGVIKRKYREYVQLRIPKGTIEKVIVKNKMVKDIDAKQWDMLHRTRLVGLSDLEIIETYNAELRGLYNYYALAENVNQKMWQLRYVMEYSCLKTLANKYKSSVAKMKVKFKQGKYWGVKYETKQGERIAYFYKDGFEKGKESVKATIDELPNLYVYQGRNDVEKRLSARQCELCGDNHPDTKFEIHHINKVKNLKGKEYWEWTMLAKQRKTLVVCDKCHKEIHKQR